A segment of the Bacillus licheniformis DSM 13 = ATCC 14580 genome:
CGGTCCGGCAATTAAGTGGGCGTGCTTTGACTGCGGTACATAGACTAAAAATGTCAGCAGGATGAGAAGGTGCGCCCACCACGCCGCGTAGAACACTGCCGCTGAAGCGGTTTCCCCCATAAAGCCGAAGGCAAAAGCGATGCCTGATGCCATCGGTTCGTGCCATGATAATGAATGTTCATGCCAGATCATGTTCATACCGTTTCCGAGTAAAACGGTAAACATCAAGCCGCCGATCAGCATGAGCACGATCCCCGACTTAAAATTGCGCTTCAGCCTGACGAGTTTTTCTATATACCGCCTGTGAAAAGCCCAGACTACCGCAATTAAAATCATCAGTGTGACGATTTCCTGAAAAAACGTAAACGCCGGGTAGACGCCGCCAAGCGGAATGCCTTGATCAGGAACGAGCCCTTTCAAAATAAAATCGATCGCTCCGAACTGAACGAGAATAAAGCCGTAAAAAAACATGACATGGATGATGCCGCTTTTTTTATCTTTAAGCAGTTTCTTTTGGCCGAACACGTTCTCCCATATCTTTTGAAGGCGCTCCTTCGTCCGCTTATCAAAATCCTCTTTTTGTCCGAGCCTGATGTAACTGATTCTCGTTCTGATCAAATAGACGAACAGATAAACGGCGTAAACGGTTACACCTAAAAACGCAATGAAATTCAACGACAGCAAGACATTCATCAGCTGCTCCCCCTTTCATTTCCCCAACCTTAAATCCCCTTGAACTACCTTTATCTTAAATAATGAATGAGTGTTCAGTCAATATATTTTCATAAATGCAGGAAAATAGGGGGACACTATTCTTTACACGAAAAAAGGGAGTGTCTTCATTGGTGCCGCTTATGATTATGGTATGTTTTCTCATCCTGCTTCTTGCGCTCGATTTCCATTTTGGCCGCAAAGCCTTTGAGAAGAAAGCCTACGAGCCCGTTTTTTCAGAGAAGAAAAGCGATATTGAACTGATTCATAATGGAGAAGACTTGTGTGAGCGGCTGCTGGATGACATCCGCCAGGCCGAATCGTCGGTGCATGTCATGTTTTATATTGTGAAGAACGATGACATCAGCCTTGAATTTTTGAAGGTGCTGAAGGATAAAGCGAAATCCGGCGTATGCGTACGATTGCTGATCGACCGGATCGGCGCGATGAAGGTGAAGAAAAAAACGCTCTCCGGCCTGAAACAAAGCGGTGTGCACGTTTTTTTCGCCAACAAGCCGGGCTTCCCCTATTTCTTTTACCGGCTGAATGCGAGGAATCATCGAAAAATCGCCGTCATAGACGGAAAGATCGGCTATGTGGGCGGATTTAACATCGCGAAAGAATACCTTGGTAAAAAAGCGGAATTCGGACCGTGGAAGGATTACCATTTGCGAATGACGGGAGAAGGCGTTGCCGACTTGCAGCACATTTTTATATCGGACTTCAAAAGAGAAGCGCCGCAGGCAAAGCCGGCCAACAGCGTATTTCCGCCGCTGCAGCAAGGAGCTGTCACCCATACAACCCATGCGACAAAGGGATTTTCTCTAGAGGAAAAATACATTTCATTTATCGAACAGGCAAAAGAAAGAATCATGATTTGCACGCCGTACTATATTCCGAGCCCGGCTTTGCAGCAGGCTGTTCTCTCAGCCAGGGAAAGGGGCGTGATCGTGTCGGTTCTCGTGCCGATGAAACCCGATCATCCGCTTGTCAAAGAGGCCGCCTACACGCACTTTCCAGCCCTTTTAAAAGCGGGCTGCTATATTTACCGGTACTACAGAGGCTTTTATCATGCAAAAGCATTAATCGTCGATGACCGGCATGTGATGATCGGAACATCGAATTTTGACAACAGGAGCCTGTTTCTCAATGATGAAGTGAATGTCGTCATCCATGATAAAGACTGGACAAAGCAATTCTTCGACGTCGTCAAGGAAAGCATTGAACACGCCGAGCTTCTGACAAAGGAGCGGTATGCGAAGCGGCCGGTGATGCAGCGGCCCGTCGAATGGCTGGCGAAATCGATTTCATTCTTTTTATAAAACGTACGTTTATCCTGCATGACATGCGGGTAACATTTCACCAAAGTGATGATTACATACGGAGGGGATGTACGATGAACCAAGCAGAGTCGATTAAACTCCGCGCCCAATCGATGACGTTAAAAAACTTGATTGAGCTGTACAAGCTTTGCCGCTCAGCCAGACATCAGCTATATATATGCTCAAGAAAAACGATGTGCAAAATCAAAGATTTAATTGAGCTGGAAATGTTCAGAATGGCCAATCGCGAAAATGAGTGCCTGATTGTCATCGAAGGGAAAATGGCGCAGGAATTAGTAAAAAAAGCACAATCGATTCTTTCTGACGCTCAAGTTCAATAAGGGAAGGCGGAAGTTCTTCCTTTGCGAGACGCCTCCTCACCAAATCAAGAAAAAATCCCCCGTTCAATGGACGGGGGATTCGTTTTACATTTTTTCAGGCGCTGATACGCCGATCAGCTTGAGGGCATTATTTAATGTGATTTGCGTTGCTTTCATCAATGATAAACGGGCCCGGCTTTTTTCTTCATCTGCCGGATCGAGGACTTTCTCAGCATTGTAAAAGCTGTGAAGCACAGATGCCAATTCAAAAATATAGTTTGTAATGCGGTGCGGAATCCGCTTCTCTGCGGCATCAGCGACGGCCTCAGGGAACGAGCCGATCACTTTAAGCAGATCATACTCTTTCTCAGAACCGATCTTCGTAAGATCAAGGTTCCCTTCAAAAGAAATGCCTTTTTCTTCGCCTTGGCGCAGCATGCTGCAAATTCTCGCATGGGCGTACTGCGCGTAGTAAACTGGATTCTCATTAGATGTTGAGACGGCCAGATCAAGGTCAAAGTCCATATGGGTATCGGCGCTGCGCATCGCAAAGAAGTAACGCACAGCGTCAAGGCCGACCTCATCAATAAGATCGCGCATTGTGACGGCTTTTCCGGTTCTTTTGCTCATTTTCATTTTTTCGCCGTTTTTGTAAAGGTGGACGAGCTGAATGATCTCGACCTCAAGCGTTTCTTTGTCATAACCGAGCGCTTCAATAGCCGCTTTCATGCGCGGGATATAGCCGTGATGGTCTGCTCCCCATACATTGATCAGCTTTTGGAAGCCGCGGTCAAGCTTGTCTTTGTGATAAGCGATGTCAGGCAGAAGATACGTGTAGGATCCGTCTTTTTTGATCAGCACGCGGTCTTTGTCATCGCCGAACGCCGTCGAGCGGAACCATGTCGCTCCGTCTTCTTCATAGATATGCCCTTTTTCGCGAAGGGCTTCGAGCGCCTGATCGATCTTTCCGTTTTGGTAAAGCGATGTCTCAGAGTACCAGACATCAAATGGGACACGGAAATTCTCCAGGTCTTCACGAAGTTTGCCCAATTCGTACTTTAAGCCGTATTCGCGGAAAAACGCGAGGCGTTCGCTCTCTTCTTCATGAACAAAACGATCGCCGAATTCGTCGGCGAGCTTTTGGCCGATTTCCTTAATATCTTCGCCGTGATACCCGTCTTCAGGCATCGGCTTATCTTTTCCAAGCGCCTGAAAGTAACGGGCTTCGACGGATAACGCGAGGTTGTTGATTTGATTGCCGGCATCGTTGATATAATATTCGCGGCTCACTTCATACCCCGCTTTTTCAAGTACATTGCAGAGGGAATCTCCGACAGCGGCTCCGCGGGCATGTCCAAGGTGCAGGTTGCCCGTCGGGTTTGCTGAGACGAATTCCACCTGGACGCGTTCCCCGCCCCCGATATTTGTTTCACCGTAGGCCTCTCCTGCTTCAAGCACAGCCGGAATCAGCTTCGTTAAATATTGATTGTTCATGTAGAAATTGATAAAGCCAGGTCCTGCGATATCAAGTTTGTCGATCGACGCTTTTCCTTTGTCAAAGGATGCGACGATTTCTTCGGCAATATTCCGCGGCGCTTTTTTGGCGATTCTCGCCAGCTGCATAGCCATATTAGTGGAATAGTCGCCATGCGACTTGTCTTTCGGAACTTCCAGTACGACTTCTGGAATCTCGCTTTCTTCGGCGAGGCCGGCTTTCATGACAGCTTCCTTAATTTCCTGCTTCAGCACATCTTTCATTTGTTCGACTATGTTCATGACTCGTGTCCTCCTCTATACGAAATCGACATCTTATGTAAATGCTTTTGTTCATCGCTTACAATCATATCGTACTCAATGCTGATCTTTCCGTCCGGCGGCTGATGTGTGACTGATACAGCTTTAGTATCCACGCCGAGCTCGAGTCTGCCGAATGGCATTTTATAATGAGTGACGGTGCGGCTGCCCGGCCTGAAGCGCTGTTTCATTTCGATGGCGCCGGAACGCATGACCAGAACTTCGTTTTCACTTGCCTTGACGATCGTCTTCACCTTTCCAGCATCATGCTCTTCATGATAAGAAAGATATATTTTATCTTTTTTCATATAATAAAATCCAGTTGTCCGGAACTCGATCGTCTCCGTGTCCGATCCTTCCCGGATAACAGATTTCACATAGATATGAACGGGTGTCTCCTGATCCATTCCGACACTTCCTTTTTCGATCCGATTTGACTTGATTAGTATAATCATTCGGGAAAAAAAGTTCAACCGCAGCTCCTTTATATCATCTTAACAGAACGGACGGGAAGATAAACCATTTTCTAAGAAAAAAGCCGTCCTGAAAAAAGGACAGCCTGTTTTATTTCACCCAGCCGAGCAGCATTTCGCGAATCAGCTTGCTTGCCGTATTTGCGGTTTGTTCCGAATGGTCATAGACAGGAGCGACTTCGACAAGGTCTCCTCCAACGACATTGACGTCTGAGCGGGCGATTTCGTGAATCGAAGCGAGCAGCTCTTTGGATGTGATGCCTCCGGCGTCAACCGTACCGGTTCCCGGCGCATGCGCGGGATCTAAGACATCGATGTCGATCGTCACATAAACCGGACGCCCCGCGAGTTTCGGCAGGACGGCTTTAAGCGGCTCAAGCACTTCAAATTTAGAAATGTGCATGCCGTTTTCTTTTGCCCATTCAAATTCTTCTTTCATGCCGGAGCGGATGCCGAATGAATAGACATTGCCGGGTCCGATCAGTTCCGCGGCTTTACGGATCGGCGTCGAATGCGAGAGCGGCTCTCCTTCATAGTCGACGCGGAGATCTGTGTGCGCATCCATATGGATGATGGCAAGATCGGGATATTTTTTGTACATCGCTTTAATGACCGGCCATGAAACGAGATGCTCTCCCCCCATACCGAGCGGGAATTTTCCTTTATCTAAAATGCTGTCGACATATTCTTCAATCATGTCGAGGCTCTTCTGCGGGTTCCCGAAAGGCAGCGGGATGTCGCCGGCGTCAAAGAAATGAACCTCTTCCAGCTCCCTGTCCAAATAAGGGCTGTATTCTTCAAGTCCGATGGACACCTCGCGGATTCTCGCCGGACCGAAGCGGGAGCCGGGACGGTAGCTGACCGTCCAATCCATCGGCATGCCGTAAAGGATGGCGTCCGCCTCTTCCCAATCGGGGCGGCTTGCGATAAACACCTTGCCGGAATATGCTTCATCAAATCTCATCTTCAAAAACCTCCCTGAAAAAAAGCGCAGAATGCCATCCTGCGCCAAACTGTTTTATTTGATTAAATCGCTGACGAATTTCGGAAGGACGAATGCCGCTTTATGAATTTCTTTTGTGTAGTATTTCGTCTCAATATCAAAGAAGCGGCTGTCCTCCACTTCAAGAGGATCGTATTTTTTCGAACCGATCGTAAACGTCCACAATCCGCTTGGATATGTCGGAATGTTGGCCAAATACAGCTTTGTAATCGGGAAGATCTCTTTTACATCGCGCTGAACGTTTGTGATCAGTTCAGGTGTAAACCAAGGGTTGTCCGTCTGAGCAACGAAAATGCCGTCTTCCTTTAGCGCTTTTGCTATGCCGGCGTAAAAGCCTTTTGTAAACAAGTTGACAGCAGGCCCTACTGGCTCGGTTGAATCCACCATGATGACATCGTACTCATTTTCAGATTGGGCAATGTGCATGAAGCCGTCATCGACTTTTACTTCGACGCGCGGATCGTCAAGTTTGCCTGCAATGGAAGGCAAGAATTTCTTGGAATATTCGATCACCTTGCCGTCAATATCGACAAGCGTCGCTTTTTTCACGCTCGGATGCTTCAAAATTTCACGGATAACGCCGCCGTCTCCGCCGCCGACCACAAGCACATGCTCAGGATTCGGATGCGTAAACAGGGGCACGTGCGCCACCATTTCGTGGTAGACAAATTCATCTTTTTCAGATGTCATGACCATGCCGTCCAAAAACAGCATGTTGCCGAATTCTTCAGTCTCGGCCATTTCGAGCTTTTGAAAATCTGTCTGCTCTGTATGTAAAGTCCTGTTGATTTTCATTGTAATACCGAAATTTTTCGTTTGCTTCTCTGTATACCAAAGTCCGCTCAAAGCGTCATCTTCCTTTCGTGATAAGCTGTATTTCAATCTATTTTTCTCGCCTGCGGCGGCGATTATTCTGCACTGAAGCATCGGCTTTTGCCTAAGGAAAAAGTATAGAGGAATTGCAGGTGATTGTAAAGACGGATCGATTCATTTTCAGGAGTCATTCCAAGTCCATTATATTCCCAATCGCCGATTTTTCTTTTATAATGGCTAAGCTAAGCACAGATGTGCATACTGTGCGCTTTTGGAGGTGTTCTCATTTGCAGAGCAAACAACTGCTCAAATTGTATATAACCAGCCGCCGGAAAAGGTTTTTATTGATATTTTTTCTGATCGGAGCGGCCGTTTTGTTTTTCAGCCCCGTTTATATCCGGGAGGCTGCCGTTCCGTCTTTGCCGGATTGGCTTCTCGAAGTCAGCGGATCTGTTTATTTGATGCATATGGTCGCTGTCCTGTCCGCAGCCTGTTTGTTCTACGGCACAGCGAATGGATGCGGCGTTCAGCAGGTGCAATTGCAACAAACAGAACGGTGTTGCCGTTGATTTTGCTCGGCTGCACCGTTTCTGCTTTTGTGATGATCTGCCTGCTGTTTTGGAGTGCGGCCATCGGCTGGTTTACATTCGGCGGCTACGGTGCGGAGAATGTTCATCCTTTTTTTGAGCTGTCGGGTTCTCCCCTCTGGTTTGTTGTCTCACGCCTGTTCATTGACTGGTGGTCGCTTTGCTTTCTGATTTTTCTCGGCTTGGCGGGAGTGCTGATCGCAAAGAAAGAGCAGCTTGCTCTATGGCTGCCGCTTGCGTGGTCCTCGGGTTTAATGCTCCTTTTCAAATTCAATATATCCTTTAAAGGGCTGCTCCCGGGGGAAGGCATGCTGTTGTCCATCCATGCAGCAGGAGCTTCCCCGATTCTGGCCGCATCAGTCAGCGAAGGTGCAGTTTTCGTATTATGGCTGATTTCATATGTGGCGACCGCCAAAAAATAGGATTCCTCATATTGCTGTCTTAATCTCCGCAGAGGGTCTGCCGTTTTTTCCTTCCCGCTTGTTTAAATCCTCCTCTTTTTCCTCATAATGATAAGAACATTTTATTTATCCGGGAGGAGATTTGAACATGGACATAATGACGGACAAGCGGGTCCGTTTAACCATCAAGACGATACGCGCATTTTTGTTCATGGGAGCATTGATGCTGATCTTCCTTTCAATCGTTGTCATGACGGTGGTCTTGGCGGCCAAATGGCAAGGCGCTCCTTCGATTCAGGTGCCGAGGTCTACCGTGCTGTATGACGGAAGCGGAAAGCAAATGGGGGAAACGCATTACGGGCAAAAGCGGTACTGGGTTTCGCTGAAGAACATCAATCCCGCAGTCATCGATGCCACGCTTGCCGTTGAAGACCGGAACTTTTTCCGGCACCACGGCTTTGACTATATGAGGATGGGCGGCGCCCTCATTGCCGATTTAAAGGCGATGTCCAAAGTTCAGGGAGCCAGCACCATCACCCAGCAATATGCGAGAAACCTCTACCTCGGCCACGATAAAACATGGAAAAGAAAGTGGAATGAAGCTTTTTATACGATAAGGCTTGAACAAAACTACACAAAGAAAGATATTTTGGAAGGCTATTTAAATACGATTTATTACGGGCATGGAGCATACGGAATCGAAGCGGCTTCCCGGCTGTATTTTGGCAAGCGGGCCAAAGATATCAATACGGCGGAGGCTGCAATGCTTGCCGGCATTCCAAAGGGTCCTTCAGTTTATTCGCCCTTTGTCAATGAAAAAAAAGCGAAAGAACGCCAGGAAATGATCCTGACAATGATGGAGAAACAAAACAAGCTGACGGAAATGCAGGCGGCAGCACTGAAAAAAATGCCGCTCCGCTTTGAAAAACAGGATAAGCAAACAACCGAAAAAACCGCTCCGTACTTTTATGACGAAGCTGTTAAAGAAATTTCGCGATTGCTGCGTTTGACGCCGGAGCAAGCGGAAACAGGCGGCTACAACGTATTCACCACGCTCAACCCGCGTCTCCAAAAAATTGCCGAGGATACGATCGAACACACGATAGATTCGTCATCCGACATTCAGGCGGGATTTGCAGCGATCAACCCGTCCGACGGCAGCGTTCTCGCGCTTGTCGGAGGACGCGACTACGAAAAAAGCCCTTTTAACCGCGTAACGCAGGCTATGCGGCAGCCCGGCTCCACCATGAAGCCTTTCCTTTATTATTCGGCGGTTCAAAACGGCTTTACACCGGCCACCCGAATGAGGAGCGCGGAAACGACATTTGAGCTCGGGCAAGGCAGCGCTTATTCCCCGAGCAACTATCACGGCTATTATGCAGACGGTCCGATCACGCTTCTGCAGGCACTGGCTTTGTCCGATAACATTTACGCCGTGAAAACCCACCTTTTCCTCGGCATGGACAAACTGATTGATGCCGCAAAGCAATTCGGCATCAACAGCCCGCTGCAAAAAGTGCCGTCGCTTGCGCTCGGAACATCCCCTGTGAAGCCGATTGAAATGGTGAACGGATACGCCATGTTTGCCAACGGCGGGAAAAAAATCGAACCTTCCTTTATTACGAAAATTACCGATCCGAACGGGAAGGTTCTTTATGAAAAACCGAAGCGGAGCAAACAAATCCTTGACCCAAAAGCGGCTTTTATCACGGCGAACATGATGAGCGGGATGTTCGACAAATCACTCAACGGCTATACATCTGTTACCGGCCGGACGATCGCAGATCAGCTGACGCGCCGATACGCCGGAAAATCGGGAACGACCAGCACCGACAGCTGGATGATCGGCTTTTATCCCGGTCTTGCTTCAGGCGTGTGGACGGGATATGACAAAGAGCGGACAATCGATGCCGTCGCAGAGAAAAACTATGCCAAACAAATTTGGGCTGAGTTTATGGAAAAAGCGCTTGAAGACGCGCCCGCCGCAGCTTTAATGCCGCCTGAAGGCGTGAAAGGGATGTACATCGACCCGGCTACAGGTTATGCGGCGGCGCCCAGCTGCCCGTCCAAATATTTCGCTTATTTTATCAAAGGTACTGAACCCGAGCAGGTTTGCTATGGAAAGGAAATCTATAAGGAGCAAAACGCCGGG
Coding sequences within it:
- the cls gene encoding cardiolipin synthase — encoded protein: MIMVCFLILLLALDFHFGRKAFEKKAYEPVFSEKKSDIELIHNGEDLCERLLDDIRQAESSVHVMFYIVKNDDISLEFLKVLKDKAKSGVCVRLLIDRIGAMKVKKKTLSGLKQSGVHVFFANKPGFPYFFYRLNARNHRKIAVIDGKIGYVGGFNIAKEYLGKKAEFGPWKDYHLRMTGEGVADLQHIFISDFKREAPQAKPANSVFPPLQQGAVTHTTHATKGFSLEEKYISFIEQAKERIMICTPYYIPSPALQQAVLSARERGVIVSVLVPMKPDHPLVKEAAYTHFPALLKAGCYIYRYYRGFYHAKALIVDDRHVMIGTSNFDNRSLFLNDEVNVVIHDKDWTKQFFDVVKESIEHAELLTKERYAKRPVMQRPVEWLAKSISFFL
- the argS gene encoding arginine--tRNA ligase; translated protein: MNIVEQMKDVLKQEIKEAVMKAGLAEESEIPEVVLEVPKDKSHGDYSTNMAMQLARIAKKAPRNIAEEIVASFDKGKASIDKLDIAGPGFINFYMNNQYLTKLIPAVLEAGEAYGETNIGGGERVQVEFVSANPTGNLHLGHARGAAVGDSLCNVLEKAGYEVSREYYINDAGNQINNLALSVEARYFQALGKDKPMPEDGYHGEDIKEIGQKLADEFGDRFVHEEESERLAFFREYGLKYELGKLREDLENFRVPFDVWYSETSLYQNGKIDQALEALREKGHIYEEDGATWFRSTAFGDDKDRVLIKKDGSYTYLLPDIAYHKDKLDRGFQKLINVWGADHHGYIPRMKAAIEALGYDKETLEVEIIQLVHLYKNGEKMKMSKRTGKAVTMRDLIDEVGLDAVRYFFAMRSADTHMDFDLDLAVSTSNENPVYYAQYAHARICSMLRQGEEKGISFEGNLDLTKIGSEKEYDLLKVIGSFPEAVADAAEKRIPHRITNYIFELASVLHSFYNAEKVLDPADEEKSRARLSLMKATQITLNNALKLIGVSAPEKM
- a CDS encoding DUF1934 domain-containing protein, translated to MDQETPVHIYVKSVIREGSDTETIEFRTTGFYYMKKDKIYLSYHEEHDAGKVKTIVKASENEVLVMRSGAIEMKQRFRPGSRTVTHYKMPFGRLELGVDTKAVSVTHQPPDGKISIEYDMIVSDEQKHLHKMSISYRGGHES
- the speB gene encoding agmatinase, producing MRFDEAYSGKVFIASRPDWEEADAILYGMPMDWTVSYRPGSRFGPARIREVSIGLEEYSPYLDRELEEVHFFDAGDIPLPFGNPQKSLDMIEEYVDSILDKGKFPLGMGGEHLVSWPVIKAMYKKYPDLAIIHMDAHTDLRVDYEGEPLSHSTPIRKAAELIGPGNVYSFGIRSGMKEEFEWAKENGMHISKFEVLEPLKAVLPKLAGRPVYVTIDIDVLDPAHAPGTGTVDAGGITSKELLASIHEIARSDVNVVGGDLVEVAPVYDHSEQTANTASKLIREMLLGWVK
- the speE gene encoding spermidine synthase, whose translation is MSGLWYTEKQTKNFGITMKINRTLHTEQTDFQKLEMAETEEFGNMLFLDGMVMTSEKDEFVYHEMVAHVPLFTHPNPEHVLVVGGGDGGVIREILKHPSVKKATLVDIDGKVIEYSKKFLPSIAGKLDDPRVEVKVDDGFMHIAQSENEYDVIMVDSTEPVGPAVNLFTKGFYAGIAKALKEDGIFVAQTDNPWFTPELITNVQRDVKEIFPITKLYLANIPTYPSGLWTFTIGSKKYDPLEVEDSRFFDIETKYYTKEIHKAAFVLPKFVSDLIK
- a CDS encoding transglycosylase domain-containing protein, with the protein product MDIMTDKRVRLTIKTIRAFLFMGALMLIFLSIVVMTVVLAAKWQGAPSIQVPRSTVLYDGSGKQMGETHYGQKRYWVSLKNINPAVIDATLAVEDRNFFRHHGFDYMRMGGALIADLKAMSKVQGASTITQQYARNLYLGHDKTWKRKWNEAFYTIRLEQNYTKKDILEGYLNTIYYGHGAYGIEAASRLYFGKRAKDINTAEAAMLAGIPKGPSVYSPFVNEKKAKERQEMILTMMEKQNKLTEMQAAALKKMPLRFEKQDKQTTEKTAPYFYDEAVKEISRLLRLTPEQAETGGYNVFTTLNPRLQKIAEDTIEHTIDSSSDIQAGFAAINPSDGSVLALVGGRDYEKSPFNRVTQAMRQPGSTMKPFLYYSAVQNGFTPATRMRSAETTFELGQGSAYSPSNYHGYYADGPITLLQALALSDNIYAVKTHLFLGMDKLIDAAKQFGINSPLQKVPSLALGTSPVKPIEMVNGYAMFANGGKKIEPSFITKITDPNGKVLYEKPKRSKQILDPKAAFITANMMSGMFDKSLNGYTSVTGRTIADQLTRRYAGKSGTTSTDSWMIGFYPGLASGVWTGYDKERTIDAVAEKNYAKQIWAEFMEKALEDAPAAALMPPEGVKGMYIDPATGYAAAPSCPSKYFAYFIKGTEPEQVCYGKEIYKEQNAGHEKPAAPPHKRQKWWEKWFKKGE